A part of Pseudoliparis swirei isolate HS2019 ecotype Mariana Trench chromosome 8, NWPU_hadal_v1, whole genome shotgun sequence genomic DNA contains:
- the LOC130197869 gene encoding homeobox protein engrailed-2b-like, whose protein sequence is MERPAARDPERAEDSGEESDRAMRPLRPAPGHQLHRITNFYIDNILRPDFGRKRKDGTPVRDGDRLGGLIRREEHTGRKSSKMGNPQQGGPGGEEEEEEEEDTGASDDQHPDTEAGGPGLRAGEGAAEDRSPEAGAAPAAKPMLWPAWVYCTRYSDRPSAGPRSRKPKKAPVPSREDKRPRTAFTAAQLQRLKTEFQNNRYLTEQRRQSLALDLGLNESQIKIWFQNKRAKIKKATGNTNALARHLMAQGLYNHAGAKDAKSDSE, encoded by the exons ATGGAGAGACCCGCTGCCCGGGACCCGGAGCGCGCggaggactccggagaggagtCCGACCGGGCCATGCGCCCTCTCCGACCGGCACCGGGACACCAGCTGCACCGGATCACCAACTTCTACATCGACAACATCTTGAGGCCGGACTTCGGCCGCAAGCGGAAGGACGGGACGCCGGTCCGGGATGGAGACCGGCTGGGGGGGCTCATCCGGAGAGAGGAGCACACCGGGAGAAAGTCCTCCAAAATGGGCAACCCGCAGCAGGGAGGAccgggaggcgaggaggaggaggaggaggaggaagacacggGGGCATCCGACGACCAGCACCCAGACACTGAGGCCGGGGGCCCTGGCCTGAGGGCCGGGGAAGGGGCCGCGGAGGACCGCAGCCCCGAGGCCGGCGCGGCCCCCGCGGCCAAGCCGATGCTGTGGCCGGCCTGGGTGTACTGCACGCGCTACTCCGACCGGCCGTCCGCAG GGCCCCGGTCCCGGAAGCCGAAGAAGGCCCCGGTCCCGAGCCGAGAGGACAAGCGGCCCCGGACGGCCTTCACGGCGGCGCAGCTGCAGCGGCTGAAGACGGAGTTCCAGAACAACCGGTACCTGACGGAGCAGCGGCGGCAGAGCCTCGCGCTGGACCTGGGCCTCAACGAGTCCCAGATCAAGATCTGGTTCCAGAACAAGCGGGCCAAGATCAAGAAGGCCACCGGGAACACCAACGCCCTGGCGCGGCACCTCATGGCGCAGGGCCTGTACAACCACGCCGGGGCCAAGGACGCCAAGTCGGACAGCGAGTAG